One Flavobacterium sp. 90 DNA segment encodes these proteins:
- a CDS encoding MarR family transcriptional regulator, whose translation MEFKEAKNKFVQTWGALGSQWGINKTMAQIHALLMVSNEAVSMEDIMEELQISRGNASMNLRALMDWGIVYKEYKAGERREFFTAEKDLDELASKIARERSKREIKPALKILKEVSTIEAKDSAEEKHFVDQTTKLYDFVLKADNMLDKMTEFNENWLGRLVLKIMK comes from the coding sequence ATGGAATTCAAAGAAGCAAAAAATAAGTTCGTACAAACCTGGGGAGCATTAGGTTCTCAATGGGGAATTAATAAAACCATGGCACAAATCCATGCTTTATTAATGGTCTCGAACGAAGCTGTTTCTATGGAAGACATTATGGAGGAATTGCAAATTTCGCGCGGAAATGCCAGCATGAATCTAAGAGCTTTAATGGATTGGGGAATCGTCTACAAAGAATACAAAGCCGGAGAAAGAAGAGAATTTTTTACTGCCGAAAAAGATTTAGACGAATTGGCTTCTAAAATAGCCCGAGAAAGAAGCAAAAGAGAAATTAAACCTGCTCTTAAAATCTTAAAAGAAGTTTCTACGATTGAAGCAAAAGATTCGGCTGAAGAAAAACACTTTGTAGATCAAACGACTAAATTGTATGACTTTGTTTTAAAAGCAGATAATATGCTGGATAAAATGACAGAATTCAATGAAAACTGGTTGGGACGTTTGGTTCTGAAAATTATGAAGTAA
- a CDS encoding DUF1842 domain-containing protein, translating to MSDLLAGAYLAQGTIGNVGTPGAPIAKFSLVVVPSQHSVTGTVVITQAIQGPDSHIVVNVTGKIYGAGIGKFTQLVSLHGEYVHSVAPPKIGSFLAKFDANLAIDNAWNGIGGFSYYQHNVENVPVTAAKNLKEELV from the coding sequence ATGTCAGATTTATTAGCAGGTGCTTATTTAGCACAAGGCACAATTGGAAATGTTGGAACGCCAGGTGCTCCAATCGCAAAATTTAGTTTAGTAGTAGTACCATCACAACATTCTGTGACAGGTACAGTTGTAATTACTCAAGCTATACAAGGTCCTGATAGCCATATTGTTGTTAACGTAACAGGAAAAATATATGGAGCTGGAATTGGTAAGTTTACACAATTGGTGAGCCTTCACGGGGAATATGTTCACTCTGTTGCTCCACCGAAAATTGGTTCTTTTTTAGCAAAATTTGATGCTAATTTAGCAATCGATAATGCATGGAACGGAATAGGAGGTTTTTCATACTACCAACATAATGTTGAAAACGTACCAGTTACAGCAGCGAAAAACTTAAAAGAAGAATTAGTTTAG
- a CDS encoding ElyC/SanA/YdcF family protein, producing MKKYFKTFLYLAIIGLVAIVSVNYYVKSSTKKHIYYSIKKFPKNDVGIIFGAGINGDQPSKYLKDRLDAGIQLYKANRINKILLSGDNGRDEHDELTVMKNYCFNHGVDTTKIFIDYAGFDTYSTMYRAKHIFKIKKATLISQEYHLNRAIYIGQKLGIKSVGYSANNGEYRGYKYVTFREYGSIFKSFLDVLRNREPRFLGNSIDINGVSNYSKEDKR from the coding sequence TTGAAAAAATATTTTAAAACCTTCCTTTACCTTGCAATTATTGGATTAGTTGCTATTGTTTCCGTAAATTATTACGTTAAATCTTCGACCAAAAAACACATTTATTATTCGATTAAAAAATTCCCTAAAAATGATGTCGGAATTATTTTTGGTGCAGGAATCAACGGAGACCAACCAAGTAAATATTTAAAAGACCGATTAGATGCCGGAATTCAATTATATAAGGCAAACCGAATCAATAAAATTCTTCTTTCGGGAGATAATGGCCGTGACGAACATGATGAATTAACCGTTATGAAAAATTATTGTTTCAATCACGGAGTTGATACCACCAAAATTTTTATTGACTACGCCGGTTTTGATACATATTCTACAATGTATCGCGCGAAGCATATTTTCAAAATAAAAAAGGCAACTTTAATTTCTCAGGAATACCATTTAAACCGCGCAATTTACATCGGACAAAAGCTTGGAATAAAATCAGTTGGTTATTCTGCTAACAATGGAGAATATCGAGGCTATAAATATGTTACTTTTAGAGAATACGGTTCTATTTTTAAATCCTTTTTGGATGTTTTAAGAAATCGTGAACCTCGTTTTTTAGGAAATTCAATTGATATTAATGGCGTTTCAAATTATTCTAAAGAAGATAAACGATAA
- a CDS encoding M3 family metallopeptidase gives MNVLLSKFITKHNTAPFSQIKIEDYFPAFQEGITLAKAEIDAIVNNPEVPTFENTVVAMDFSGDILDRLSSVFFNLNSAETSDEMQKIAQEVSPLLSEYGNDITLNAALFAKIKTVYDQKETLNLNPEQTTLLDKKYKSFSRNGANLPEDKKEKLREIDKELSKLKLQFEENILAETNAFELHLTNEKDLAGLPEGTIEAARLLAKNQEKEGWIFTLDHPSYVPFLTYADNRELRKKMAIAFGARSFQNNEFDNQENVLKIAKLRFERANLLGYKTHAHFVLEERMAESPEKVFSFLNDLLAKAKPAAQKEFAELTAFAKELDGIEQLEKWDGAYYSEKLKQQLFNLDDEKLKPYFQLEKVLNGAFTVAKKLYGLTFTEVFDIDKYHEEVTTYEVTDADGNLVSIFYADFFPRKGKRNGAWMTSFKHQSIKDGVNERPHISNVCNFTKPTETKPSLLTFNEVTTLFHEFGHGLHGMLANTTYPSLSGTSVFWDFVELPSQIMENWCYEPEALALFANHYETGEIIPIEYVQKIKESASFQEGLATLRQLSFGLLDMAWHGQDPTHITDLKTFETEQFANTQLYPDVKENAMSTAFSHIFQGGYSSGYYSYKWAEVLDADAFEYFQEKGIFNHEVATKFKDNVLSKGGTEHPMILYKRFRGQEPKPEALLKRAGLL, from the coding sequence ATGAACGTTTTACTTTCAAAATTTATAACTAAACATAACACAGCACCTTTTTCGCAAATTAAAATCGAAGATTATTTCCCGGCTTTTCAGGAAGGAATTACTTTGGCTAAAGCCGAAATTGATGCAATTGTAAACAATCCAGAAGTACCAACTTTTGAAAACACTGTTGTTGCAATGGATTTTTCTGGTGATATTTTAGATCGTCTTTCAAGTGTTTTCTTCAATTTGAATTCGGCTGAAACGAGCGACGAAATGCAAAAAATTGCTCAGGAAGTTTCGCCTTTATTATCTGAATATGGAAATGACATTACATTAAACGCAGCTTTATTTGCTAAAATAAAAACGGTTTACGATCAAAAAGAAACATTAAATTTAAATCCGGAACAAACTACACTTTTAGATAAAAAATATAAAAGTTTTTCTAGAAATGGAGCTAATCTTCCTGAAGACAAAAAGGAAAAACTACGAGAAATCGACAAAGAATTATCGAAATTAAAATTACAATTTGAAGAGAATATTTTGGCGGAAACCAATGCTTTCGAATTGCATTTGACGAACGAGAAAGATTTAGCCGGATTACCGGAAGGAACTATTGAAGCAGCGAGATTATTGGCTAAAAATCAGGAAAAAGAAGGTTGGATTTTTACTTTAGATCATCCAAGTTATGTTCCGTTTTTGACGTACGCTGATAATCGTGAATTGCGTAAAAAAATGGCGATCGCTTTTGGAGCAAGATCATTTCAGAATAATGAATTCGATAATCAGGAAAATGTCTTGAAAATTGCCAAATTGCGTTTCGAAAGAGCCAATTTACTGGGTTATAAAACGCATGCACATTTTGTTTTGGAAGAAAGAATGGCCGAAAGTCCGGAGAAAGTTTTTTCTTTCCTGAATGATTTATTGGCTAAAGCAAAACCTGCTGCTCAGAAAGAATTTGCTGAATTGACGGCTTTCGCCAAAGAACTGGACGGAATCGAACAATTAGAAAAATGGGACGGTGCTTATTATTCTGAAAAATTAAAACAACAGCTTTTTAATTTAGACGATGAAAAACTGAAACCTTACTTTCAATTAGAAAAAGTATTAAATGGCGCTTTTACAGTTGCCAAAAAACTATACGGATTAACGTTTACTGAAGTTTTTGACATTGATAAATATCATGAAGAAGTTACAACTTACGAAGTAACAGATGCTGATGGTAATTTGGTTTCTATTTTCTATGCGGATTTCTTCCCAAGAAAAGGAAAAAGAAACGGTGCATGGATGACTTCATTCAAACATCAATCTATAAAAGATGGCGTAAACGAAAGACCACATATTTCGAACGTTTGTAATTTTACAAAACCAACCGAAACAAAACCTTCATTATTAACTTTTAATGAAGTAACCACTTTATTTCACGAATTTGGTCACGGTTTACATGGAATGTTAGCAAACACAACTTATCCAAGTTTATCAGGAACTTCTGTTTTTTGGGATTTTGTAGAATTACCAAGTCAGATTATGGAAAACTGGTGTTACGAACCGGAAGCTTTGGCTTTGTTCGCAAATCATTACGAAACGGGAGAAATTATTCCGATTGAATATGTACAGAAAATCAAAGAAAGTGCAAGTTTCCAGGAAGGTTTAGCCACTTTACGTCAATTAAGTTTTGGATTATTAGATATGGCTTGGCACGGACAAGATCCAACCCATATTACAGATCTAAAAACTTTCGAAACAGAACAATTTGCTAATACACAATTGTATCCTGATGTAAAAGAAAATGCAATGAGTACGGCGTTCTCTCACATTTTTCAAGGTGGATATTCATCCGGATATTACAGCTATAAATGGGCTGAAGTATTAGACGCTGATGCTTTTGAATATTTTCAGGAAAAAGGGATCTTCAATCACGAAGTAGCGACAAAATTCAAAGACAATGTACTTTCAAAAGGAGGAACAGAACATCCGATGATTTTATACAAACGCTTTAGAGGTCAGGAACCAAAACCTGAGGCTTTATTAAAAAGAGCGGGACTTTTATAA
- the purE gene encoding 5-(carboxyamino)imidazole ribonucleotide mutase → MSKVAIIMGSISDMPVMQDAIDILKQFNIETEVDIVSAHRTPEKLFDFSKNAHTRGISVIIAGAGGAAHLPGMVASMSPLPVIGVPVKSSNSIDGWDSVLSILQMPGGVPVATVALNGAKNAGILAAQIIGSHDKKVLDTIISYKEELKAAVNKASEGLK, encoded by the coding sequence ATGAGCAAAGTAGCCATTATAATGGGAAGTATCTCTGACATGCCAGTCATGCAAGATGCCATCGACATATTAAAACAATTCAATATTGAAACTGAAGTAGATATCGTTTCGGCACACAGAACGCCGGAGAAATTATTTGATTTTAGTAAAAATGCACATACTCGCGGAATTTCGGTAATTATTGCTGGAGCGGGCGGAGCTGCACATTTACCTGGAATGGTTGCTTCGATGTCGCCACTTCCTGTAATTGGAGTTCCTGTAAAATCAAGCAATTCTATTGATGGTTGGGATTCGGTTTTATCGATTCTTCAAATGCCGGGCGGAGTTCCTGTTGCAACTGTTGCTTTAAATGGAGCAAAAAATGCCGGAATTTTAGCAGCACAAATCATCGGAAGTCACGATAAAAAAGTACTTGATACGATTATTTCTTATAAAGAAGAATTGAAAGCAGCAGTTAATAAAGCATCTGAAGGTTTGAAATAG
- a CDS encoding 5-(carboxyamino)imidazole ribonucleotide synthase yields the protein MNYFSSDFKLGILGGGQLGKMLLFDTRKFDIQTYVLDPSDEAPSKIACNKFFQGDLMDYETVYNFGKQVDVLTFEIELVNLEALTQLENEGLKIYPSPKTLKGIQNKGIQKQFYAKNNIPTAPFKRFENLENLKSEIVNQQSTINLPFVWKCTEFGYDGNGVKVIRQASDLDALPNVECIAETMIPFKNELAVIVVRNPSGEIKTYPVVEMEFHPEANQVEYVICPARIDEKVAEKARAIALNVSEKFNHVGLLAVEMFQTNDDDILVNEVAPRPHNSGHYSIEASYTSQFENHLRAILDLPLGNTDSKVAGIMVNLVGAEGFSGDVVYENIETILGWNGVTPHIYGKKQTRPFRKMGHVTIVNEDMAEARKIAEEVKNTIRVISI from the coding sequence ATGAATTATTTTTCTTCTGATTTTAAATTAGGAATATTAGGTGGCGGACAATTAGGAAAAATGCTTTTGTTTGACACTCGAAAATTTGATATACAAACTTATGTTTTAGATCCAAGCGACGAAGCTCCGAGTAAAATTGCCTGCAATAAATTCTTTCAAGGCGATTTGATGGATTATGAAACCGTTTACAATTTTGGAAAACAAGTCGATGTTTTGACTTTCGAAATCGAATTGGTTAACCTTGAAGCTTTGACGCAATTAGAAAACGAAGGTTTAAAAATATATCCATCTCCTAAAACCTTAAAAGGAATTCAGAATAAAGGAATTCAAAAACAATTTTACGCAAAAAATAATATCCCAACTGCCCCTTTTAAACGATTTGAGAATCTCGAAAATCTAAAATCAGAAATCGTTAATCAACAATCTACAATCAATTTGCCTTTCGTTTGGAAATGTACTGAATTTGGTTACGACGGAAATGGCGTAAAAGTAATTCGTCAGGCTTCTGATTTAGATGCTTTACCAAATGTAGAATGTATTGCAGAAACAATGATTCCGTTCAAAAATGAATTAGCGGTTATTGTAGTAAGAAATCCGTCAGGCGAAATTAAAACATATCCGGTTGTAGAAATGGAATTTCACCCGGAAGCTAATCAGGTAGAATATGTAATTTGCCCTGCCAGAATCGACGAAAAAGTTGCCGAAAAAGCCAGAGCAATTGCTTTGAATGTTTCGGAGAAATTTAATCACGTTGGTCTTTTGGCAGTTGAAATGTTCCAAACCAATGATGATGACATTCTCGTAAATGAGGTTGCTCCTCGCCCACACAATTCAGGACATTATTCTATTGAAGCAAGTTATACATCTCAATTCGAAAATCATTTGCGTGCGATTCTGGATCTTCCGTTAGGAAATACAGATAGTAAAGTTGCCGGAATTATGGTAAATTTAGTTGGTGCCGAAGGTTTCTCCGGAGATGTAGTTTATGAAAATATCGAAACCATTTTAGGTTGGAATGGTGTTACGCCACATATTTACGGAAAGAAACAAACACGTCCGTTCAGAAAAATGGGTCACGTTACGATTGTAAATGAAGATATGGCAGAAGCCAGAAAAATCGCAGAAGAAGTTAAGAATACGATTAGAGTAATTAGTATATAG
- a CDS encoding TonB-dependent receptor: MILKKYCFPILVVIVFQNTFAQEQKSKPVDSLQTEKLEEVVISSLHINDSLQNAPASIGILSKKELTQNNATDISTVINTIPGVFMQSSNITTTRISIRGIGARTPYGTNKIRAFYGSIPLTSGNSETVIDDIDLENIGQIEVIKGPLSSIYGAGLGGAILISPQLSKNNGQTAGISTVFGSFGLLKNTLNYSLTEKQGSLNISYHNLKTDGWRENSAYNREGITLVGELFKKKNSKLTYFSNYTYLKAFIPSSTSKQIFDSTPELGAPTWVASKGFKEYKSTLAGLAYDFKINDNLSNSTSVFVNYKDSNEPRPFDILRQYTFGTGARTQFSGNFKINKIENQFIAGIEYFTDNYSGNTFENLYKTNKGQGSLQGNQLTETDQKRHFYNIFSQIRTLLSEKFEFQAGLNYNETHFELTNFLPQKTATEKYSYDGILSPQLSFLYKPNPEQTLYFSASRGFSLPATEETLTSTGNINPNIKPESGYNFEVGGKFYFFNKNLYTEFAVYRMEIKDLLVAKRIGDDQYEGINAGKTFHEGIEVSAKHNWFINRFFTLNSFIGASLGKYEFKDFVDNGNDYSGNKLTGVAANKVNAGITLNTNLGIYFSADFQFVDKIPLNDANSAYSDSYSIINLKTGYRFEILPNLNTNLAFGINNLFDEKYASMILPNAVAVGNSGPRYYYPGLPVNYYGTISLNYLF; the protein is encoded by the coding sequence ATGATTCTAAAAAAATACTGCTTTCCTATTCTTGTCGTAATTGTGTTTCAAAACACTTTTGCACAAGAACAGAAAAGCAAACCTGTTGATTCTCTTCAAACAGAAAAACTGGAAGAAGTTGTTATTAGTTCCCTACATATTAATGATAGTTTACAGAATGCGCCCGCTTCAATAGGAATTTTATCCAAAAAAGAGCTGACGCAAAATAACGCTACAGATATTAGCACGGTAATCAATACAATTCCCGGAGTATTTATGCAATCTTCGAATATCACGACAACCCGAATTTCGATTCGCGGAATTGGCGCAAGAACTCCCTACGGAACGAATAAAATCAGAGCTTTTTATGGCAGTATTCCGCTGACTTCTGGAAATAGTGAAACTGTAATCGATGATATTGACTTGGAAAACATTGGTCAAATCGAAGTAATAAAAGGCCCGCTTTCGAGTATTTATGGTGCAGGTTTGGGTGGCGCGATTTTGATTTCACCTCAGCTTTCAAAAAACAATGGACAAACTGCGGGAATAAGTACCGTTTTTGGTTCGTTTGGATTACTGAAAAATACTTTAAATTATAGTCTCACAGAAAAACAAGGAAGTTTAAACATCAGTTATCACAATTTAAAAACCGATGGATGGCGAGAAAACAGCGCTTACAATCGGGAAGGAATAACGCTTGTCGGAGAATTGTTTAAAAAGAAAAACAGCAAACTTACTTATTTTTCGAATTATACATATTTGAAAGCTTTTATTCCGAGTTCTACTAGTAAACAAATTTTTGATTCTACTCCGGAATTGGGCGCTCCAACCTGGGTTGCGTCTAAAGGATTCAAAGAATACAAATCGACATTGGCAGGATTAGCTTATGATTTTAAAATCAATGATAATCTGAGTAATTCAACTTCAGTTTTTGTAAATTATAAAGACAGTAATGAACCACGACCTTTTGATATTTTACGCCAATATACTTTTGGAACCGGCGCCAGAACGCAATTCTCAGGAAACTTTAAAATTAATAAAATCGAAAATCAGTTTATTGCCGGAATCGAATATTTCACAGATAATTATAGCGGAAATACTTTTGAAAATCTATACAAAACCAATAAAGGTCAAGGAAGTTTACAAGGAAATCAATTAACAGAAACAGATCAAAAGAGACATTTCTATAATATCTTTTCTCAAATCAGAACTTTACTTTCTGAAAAATTTGAGTTTCAGGCGGGATTAAATTACAACGAAACTCATTTTGAACTCACAAACTTTCTTCCTCAAAAAACGGCAACAGAAAAATATAGTTATGACGGAATTCTTTCGCCACAATTGTCTTTTCTTTATAAACCAAATCCCGAACAAACATTATATTTCTCAGCAAGTCGAGGATTCTCATTGCCTGCAACCGAAGAAACTCTCACAAGTACGGGAAATATAAACCCGAATATAAAACCTGAAAGCGGCTATAATTTTGAAGTTGGTGGGAAATTCTATTTCTTCAATAAAAATCTTTATACTGAATTTGCCGTTTATCGAATGGAAATTAAAGATTTACTAGTAGCCAAAAGAATTGGAGACGATCAATATGAAGGTATAAATGCCGGAAAAACTTTTCATGAAGGAATCGAAGTTTCGGCAAAACACAATTGGTTCATTAATCGTTTTTTCACTTTGAATTCTTTTATTGGAGCTTCTTTGGGCAAATATGAATTTAAAGATTTTGTGGATAACGGAAATGATTATTCCGGAAATAAACTAACCGGAGTCGCCGCAAATAAAGTAAATGCGGGAATAACTTTAAACACCAATTTAGGCATTTATTTTTCTGCCGATTTTCAGTTTGTAGATAAAATTCCGCTGAACGATGCCAATTCTGCTTATTCAGATTCTTATTCTATCATCAATTTAAAAACTGGTTATCGTTTTGAAATCCTTCCAAATTTAAATACCAATTTAGCTTTTGGCATTAATAATCTTTTCGATGAAAAATATGCTTCGATGATTTTACCCAATGCGGTTGCGGTCGGAAATTCAGGTCCACGATATTATTATCCGGGACTTCCGGTAAATTATTACGGAACTATTTCGCTAAATTACTTATTTTAG
- a CDS encoding sorbosone dehydrogenase family protein, with the protein MKTVSNILSISFLIVLTACNGQSKAEKETISKQPSVVVKTAIGDLTLPAPYATESKTKNSKVLGWPEGKTPKAPEGFTVTKFADGFDNPRWSYIGPNNDIFVVESGTRTSKNQIIVLRDTDKDGKFETREVFLKGLNRPFGMLILKDFFYVANTDGLYRYPYKNAPLKLETKGVKIVELPAGGYNNHWTRNIISNPEETKIYVAVGSGSNVGENGMDKEVRRAAILEINPDGTGEKIYADGLRNPMGMDWNPVNKELWTAVNERDELGDDLVPDYITSVKLNGFYGWPYSYYGNNPDPRLKGERKDLVAKAIVPDVPVGSHTASLGLAFYTKDAFPAKYKNGAFVGQHGSWNRSIISGYKVLFVPFANGKPSGKPEDFLTGFVANADTAEVYGRPVAVTVMKDGSLLVNDDSGNTIWKVTANK; encoded by the coding sequence ATGAAAACCGTTTCAAATATATTATCCATATCCTTTTTGATTGTATTAACAGCTTGCAATGGACAATCAAAAGCGGAGAAAGAAACAATCTCAAAACAGCCTTCGGTAGTTGTAAAAACGGCGATTGGCGATCTTACTTTGCCTGCACCATACGCCACAGAATCAAAAACAAAAAACAGTAAGGTACTTGGCTGGCCGGAAGGCAAAACACCAAAAGCGCCGGAAGGATTTACGGTGACAAAATTTGCCGATGGTTTTGATAATCCACGTTGGAGTTATATTGGACCTAATAATGATATTTTTGTTGTGGAAAGCGGAACAAGAACTAGCAAAAATCAAATTATAGTTCTTCGCGATACGGATAAAGACGGAAAATTTGAAACTCGCGAAGTTTTCTTAAAAGGCCTGAACAGACCTTTTGGAATGCTAATTCTAAAAGACTTCTTTTATGTCGCCAATACGGATGGTTTATACCGTTATCCTTATAAAAATGCGCCGCTAAAGTTAGAAACAAAAGGTGTCAAAATTGTCGAACTTCCTGCCGGAGGATATAACAATCACTGGACGAGAAATATAATTTCCAATCCTGAGGAAACGAAAATTTATGTAGCTGTTGGTTCTGGAAGTAATGTTGGAGAAAACGGAATGGATAAAGAAGTACGTCGTGCAGCAATTTTAGAAATTAATCCTGATGGAACTGGCGAAAAAATCTATGCAGATGGACTTAGAAACCCAATGGGAATGGATTGGAATCCTGTTAATAAGGAGTTATGGACGGCCGTAAATGAGCGCGACGAATTGGGAGACGACTTAGTTCCGGATTATATTACGAGTGTAAAATTAAATGGATTTTATGGATGGCCATATTCTTATTATGGAAACAATCCTGATCCAAGATTAAAAGGCGAACGCAAAGATTTAGTTGCCAAAGCTATTGTTCCAGATGTTCCTGTTGGTTCTCATACGGCTTCTTTAGGATTGGCTTTTTATACCAAAGATGCTTTTCCTGCAAAATATAAAAATGGCGCTTTCGTAGGACAACATGGTTCTTGGAATCGTTCGATAATATCAGGTTATAAAGTTCTTTTTGTTCCGTTTGCAAATGGGAAACCTTCCGGAAAACCTGAAGATTTTTTAACCGGTTTTGTTGCCAACGCTGACACAGCTGAAGTTTATGGACGTCCGGTTGCAGTAACTGTTATGAAAGACGGATCGCTTCTTGTGAATGACGATAGCGGAAATACAATTTGGAAAGTTACTGCGAATAAATAA
- the hpt gene encoding hypoxanthine phosphoribosyltransferase, producing MIQLHDKQFVPFISAKEIDFALTKIVAQVEDDFGDDTPIFIGVLNGAFMVVADFLKKYKSPCEVSFIKMASYEGTETTNTVKELIGINQDLSGRSVVIIEDIIDTGNTIEELKHLFKQQNVKHFKIATLFFKPDAYKKDIKIDYIGIRIPNKFIVGYGLDYDGLGRNLAEVYKLAE from the coding sequence ATGATACAACTTCACGATAAACAATTTGTTCCATTTATTTCGGCTAAAGAAATTGATTTTGCTTTGACCAAAATAGTAGCACAAGTCGAAGATGATTTTGGAGATGATACCCCAATTTTTATTGGCGTTTTGAACGGTGCATTTATGGTTGTTGCCGATTTTTTAAAGAAATACAAAAGTCCTTGCGAGGTTTCATTTATCAAAATGGCATCTTACGAAGGAACTGAAACTACCAATACCGTAAAAGAATTAATTGGTATCAATCAGGATTTATCCGGAAGAAGTGTTGTTATTATCGAAGATATTATCGATACCGGAAATACGATCGAAGAATTAAAGCACCTTTTTAAACAACAAAATGTAAAGCATTTTAAAATCGCGACTTTGTTTTTTAAACCGGACGCTTACAAAAAAGACATTAAAATAGATTATATCGGAATCAGAATTCCAAATAAATTCATTGTTGGCTACGGATTAGACTACGATGGTTTAGGAAGAAATCTTGCTGAGGTCTATAAATTGGCCGAATAA
- a CDS encoding adenylate kinase yields MINIVLFGKPGAGKGTQAEFLKEKYKLTHLSTGDIFRFNLKNDTDLGKKARVFMDNGELVPCEVTTAMLIDEVNKHPDTEGFLFDGYPRTLDQAEALDKFLPTIGSSVTATIALEADDEILVARLLERGKTSGRVDDQDEEKIRVRYQEYNEKTAPLIGYYKEQNKFHAVNGIGTIEEITQRLTSVIDNL; encoded by the coding sequence ATGATTAACATTGTTTTATTTGGAAAACCAGGAGCAGGAAAAGGAACTCAGGCTGAATTTTTGAAAGAAAAATACAAATTAACACACCTTTCAACTGGAGATATTTTTCGTTTTAATTTAAAAAATGACACAGATTTAGGTAAAAAAGCAAGAGTTTTTATGGACAATGGAGAATTGGTTCCTTGCGAAGTTACAACTGCAATGTTAATTGACGAAGTAAACAAACACCCTGATACCGAAGGTTTTTTATTTGACGGTTATCCAAGAACATTAGATCAGGCAGAAGCTTTAGATAAATTTTTACCAACAATTGGATCAAGTGTTACAGCAACAATTGCATTAGAAGCAGATGATGAAATTCTGGTAGCACGTTTATTAGAAAGAGGAAAAACAAGTGGAAGAGTTGATGATCAGGACGAAGAAAAAATTCGTGTGAGATATCAGGAATACAATGAAAAAACGGCTCCACTAATTGGATATTATAAAGAACAAAATAAGTTTCACGCTGTAAACGGTATTGGAACTATCGAAGAAATTACACAACGATTAACGTCAGTTATAGATAATTTGTAG